A genome region from Manihot esculenta cultivar AM560-2 chromosome 5, M.esculenta_v8, whole genome shotgun sequence includes the following:
- the LOC110615553 gene encoding epidermal growth factor receptor substrate 15-like 1 isoform X2, with translation MAAQNQVFNADQFEAYFRKADLDGDGRISGAEAVAFFQGANLPKQVLAQIWMNADQSHVGFLSRAEFYNALKLVTVAQSKRELTPDIVKAALYGHAAAKIPPPKINFPTPSPMQQVNSMGAVSVPQMGAVAPAASQSLGFRGPGVPNDYMNQQYSPSQQSQSIRPPQATPPGTASHPPQGIISPGFSRGSMPTSTVTHPRQSIPGSTSSPSVPNSNISTNWIGGKTSEALTGTTNATMQLQTQGSVLSQSTVNDPKALAVTGNGFATGSSFGGDVFSAISSIGKQETPVPAYSSSGSPVLATAVPASSGGHLTVKSNSLDSLQSAFAMQPLGGQLQRAKSLPTLDQQVSASSSSSLTTPSISVGVANPSDNSQIPWPKMKPTDVQKYAKVFMEVDTDRDGRITGEQARNLFLSWRLPREVLKQVWDLSDQDSDSMLSLREFCFALYLMERFREGRPLPVSLPRNIMFDETLLSMTGQPKVAYGNASWSQSPGSAQQPGVSTQLIAPATGLRPPVPVTGPRVVPDGVMASNQQKPRELVLEDSFLNKSDGGEQNSVPQNGVASDKKVDEPEKVILDSKEKIEFYRTKMQDLVLYKSRCDNRLNEITERARADKHEAEMLGKKYEEKYKQVAEVASKLTIEEATFREIQERKLELHQAIVNMEQGGSADGILQVRADRIQSDLDELMKALTERCKKHGLEVESTAMVKLPIGWQPGIQEGAAAWDEDWDKFEDEGFANDVTIDVKNVSTVQKEKWSEDGSQTPDSLSNGDGKSRNFLSTGEHALEDESAYSHSEDELARSPQGSSARRNALESPSSDVFAKSIDPDAETHSFDESTWGAFDTQDDMDSVWGFNTNTKDSDSDKHRDLFGTGDFGVKPIRTGSPASEIFHTKSPFFEDSVAGSPVSRFGNSPRYSEAGGSLDNFSRFDSFSVHEGGFSPREKLTRFDSISSTKDLSHSHAFSSFDDADPFGSSGPFKVSSDNQSPKKGSESWGAF, from the exons ATGGCAGCGCAAAATCAGGTATTCAATGCGGATCAATTCGAAGCGTACTTCAGGAAAGCTGATTTAGATGGAGATGGCAGGATCAGTGGAGCTGAAGCTGTTGCTTTCTTTCAAGGAGCCAATTTGCCCAAACAAGTCCTTGCCCAG ATCTGGATGAATGCTGATCAGAGTCATGTTGGCTTCCTTAGTCGTGCTGAATTTTATAATGCTCTCAAACTTGTGACAGTTGCACAGAGTAAAAGAGAATTGACACCAGACATTGTGAAGGCAGCATTATATGGCCATGCTGCGGCTAAAATTCCACcaccaaaaattaattttcccaCGCCTAGTCCTATGCAACAGGTAAATTCAATGGGGGCTGTATCTGTCCCCCAGATGGGAGCAGTTGCTCCAGCAGCATCACAGAGTCTTGGCTTTAGAGGGCCAGGAGTTCCAAATGATTATATGAACCAGCAGTACTCTCCTTCTCAACAAAGTCAGTCAATAAGACCACCTCAGGCTACCCCTCCAGGAACTGCCTCCCATCCCCCTCAGGGCATTATTAGTCCAGGATTCTCTAGAGGTAGTATGCCTACAAGTACAGTTACTCATCCCCGTCAATCCATTCCTGGTTCCACTTCTAGTCCAAGCGTTCCAAATTCAAACATCTCAACCAATTGGATTGGTGGAAAAACTAGTGAAGCTTTGACTGGCACAACCAACGCTACAATGCAGCTACAAACTCAAGGTTCTGTGTTGTCCCAATCTACTGTGAATGATCCTAAAGCACTAGCTGTTACTGGAAATGGGTTTGCAACTGGCTCATCTTTTGGAGGTGATGTGTTTTCTGCAATCTCTTCTATTGGAAAACAAGAAACCCCTGTGCCTGCTTATTCTTCTAGTGGTTCACCTGTTTTAGCAACTGCAGTTCCAGCTTCTAGTGGGGGCCACCTTACTGTTAAGTCCAATTCACTTGATTCACTGCAGAGTGCTTTTGCCATGCAACCTCTTGGTGGTCAGCTTCAACGAGCCAAATCACTTCCAACGTTAGACCAACAGGTTTCAGCTTCAAGTTCTTCCTCACTCACAACTCCTAGCATTTCAGTTGGAGTTGCAAATCCATCTGATAATTCACAGATTCCTTGGCCAAAGATGAAACCAACCGATGTTCAGAAATATGCAAAAGTGTTTATGGAAGTAGATACTGATAGAGATGGAAGAATCACTGGTGAGCAGGCACGAAATCTATTTTTGAGTTGGAGGCTACCACGAG AGGTtctaaagcaggtctgggactTGTCTGATCAGGACAGTGATAGCATGCTTTCTTTGAGGGAATTCTGCTTTGCTCTCTATTTGATGGAGCGGTTCCGGGAAGGACGCCCTCTTCCAGTGTCACTTCCAAGGAACATTATGTTTGATGAGACACTGTTGTCCATGACAGGTCAACCAAAAGTTGCTTATGGAAATGCATCATGGAGCCAAAGTCCTG GTTCTGCACAGCAGCCTGGAGTCAGTACTCAGTTGATAGCTCCTGCCACTGGTTTGAGGCCACCTGTTCCAGTGACTGGCCCTCGTGTCGTACCTGATGGAGTAATGGCGTCTAATCAGCAGAAGCCAAGAGAACTGGTTTTGGAGGATTCCTTTCTGAACAAAAGTGATGGTGGGGAGCAGAACTCAGTGCCTCAGAATGGAGTAGCCTCAGACAAAAAG GTTGATGAACCAGAAAAGGTGATCTTGGATTCGAAAGAGAAGATTGAGTTTTATCGCACTAAAATGCAGGACCTC GTTCTTTATAAAAGTAGATGCGATAATAGGCTAAATGAAATCACGGAAAGGGCCCGGGCAGATAAGCatgag GCAGAGATGCTGGGTAAGAAATATGAAGAGAAGTACAAGCAAGTGGCAGAAGTGGCATCTAAATTAACTATTGAAGAGGCCACATTCCGTGAGATTCAG GAAAGGAAGTTAGAGTTGCATCAGGCAATTGTTAATATGGAACAAGGTGGAAGTGCTGATGGTATTCTTCAG GTCCGTGCTGATCGTATACAATCTGATCTTGATGAGCTAATGAAGGCTTTAACTGAACGCTGCAAGAAACATGGATTAGAGGTTGAGTCAACTGCTATGGTTAAGCTTCCTATTG GTTGGCAACCTGGAATTCAAGAAGGTGCAGCTGCATGGGATGAAGACTGGGATAAGTTTGAAGATGAAG GATTTGCCAATGACGTCACTATTGATGTGAAAAATGTTTCTACTGTGCAAAAAGAAAAATGGTCGGAAGATGGTAGTCAAACCCCTGATTCTTTATCAAATGGTGATGGCAAGTCAAGGAACTTCTTGAGTACTGGTGAACATGCCCTTGAGGATGAGTCTGCATACTCCCACAGTGAAGATGAATTGGCAAGAAGTCCTCAAGGCAGTTCAGCCAGAAGAAATGCACTAGAAAGTCCATCTTCTGATGTTTTTGCAAAGAGTATTGATCCAGATGCAGAAACACATAG TTTTGATGAATCAACTTGGGGGGCTTTTGACACTCAAGATGACATGGACTCCGTCTGGGGTTTTAACACCAATACTAAG GATTCAGATTCTGATAAGCACAGAGATCTCTTCGGAACTGGCGATTTTGGTGTAAAGCCAATAAGAACAGGATCTCCAGCCTCAGAGATTTTTCATACAAAGAGTCCATTTTTTGAAG
- the LOC110615553 gene encoding epidermal growth factor receptor substrate 15-like 1 isoform X1 produces MAAQNQVFNADQFEAYFRKADLDGDGRISGAEAVAFFQGANLPKQVLAQIWMNADQSHVGFLSRAEFYNALKLVTVAQSKRELTPDIVKAALYGHAAAKIPPPKINFPTPSPMQQVNSMGAVSVPQMGAVAPAASQSLGFRGPGVPNDYMNQQYSPSQQSQSIRPPQATPPGTASHPPQGIISPGFSRGSMPTSTVTHPRQSIPGSTSSPSVPNSNISTNWIGGKTSEALTGTTNATMQLQTQGSVLSQSTVNDPKALAVTGNGFATGSSFGGDVFSAISSIGKQETPVPAYSSSGSPVLATAVPASSGGHLTVKSNSLDSLQSAFAMQPLGGQLQRAKSLPTLDQQVSASSSSSLTTPSISVGVANPSDNSQIPWPKMKPTDVQKYAKVFMEVDTDRDGRITGEQARNLFLSWRLPREVLKQVWDLSDQDSDSMLSLREFCFALYLMERFREGRPLPVSLPRNIMFDETLLSMTGQPKVAYGNASWSQSPGSAQQPGVSTQLIAPATGLRPPVPVTGPRVVPDGVMASNQQKPRELVLEDSFLNKSDGGEQNSVPQNGVASDKKVDEPEKVILDSKEKIEFYRTKMQDLVLYKSRCDNRLNEITERARADKHEAEMLGKKYEEKYKQVAEVASKLTIEEATFREIQERKLELHQAIVNMEQGGSADGILQVRADRIQSDLDELMKALTERCKKHGLEVESTAMVKLPIGWQPGIQEGAAAWDEDWDKFEDEGFANDVTIDVKNVSTVQKEKWSEDGSQTPDSLSNGDGKSRNFLSTGEHALEDESAYSHSEDELARSPQGSSARRNALESPSSDVFAKSIDPDAETHRSFDESTWGAFDTQDDMDSVWGFNTNTKDSDSDKHRDLFGTGDFGVKPIRTGSPASEIFHTKSPFFEDSVAGSPVSRFGNSPRYSEAGGSLDNFSRFDSFSVHEGGFSPREKLTRFDSISSTKDLSHSHAFSSFDDADPFGSSGPFKVSSDNQSPKKGSESWGAF; encoded by the exons ATGGCAGCGCAAAATCAGGTATTCAATGCGGATCAATTCGAAGCGTACTTCAGGAAAGCTGATTTAGATGGAGATGGCAGGATCAGTGGAGCTGAAGCTGTTGCTTTCTTTCAAGGAGCCAATTTGCCCAAACAAGTCCTTGCCCAG ATCTGGATGAATGCTGATCAGAGTCATGTTGGCTTCCTTAGTCGTGCTGAATTTTATAATGCTCTCAAACTTGTGACAGTTGCACAGAGTAAAAGAGAATTGACACCAGACATTGTGAAGGCAGCATTATATGGCCATGCTGCGGCTAAAATTCCACcaccaaaaattaattttcccaCGCCTAGTCCTATGCAACAGGTAAATTCAATGGGGGCTGTATCTGTCCCCCAGATGGGAGCAGTTGCTCCAGCAGCATCACAGAGTCTTGGCTTTAGAGGGCCAGGAGTTCCAAATGATTATATGAACCAGCAGTACTCTCCTTCTCAACAAAGTCAGTCAATAAGACCACCTCAGGCTACCCCTCCAGGAACTGCCTCCCATCCCCCTCAGGGCATTATTAGTCCAGGATTCTCTAGAGGTAGTATGCCTACAAGTACAGTTACTCATCCCCGTCAATCCATTCCTGGTTCCACTTCTAGTCCAAGCGTTCCAAATTCAAACATCTCAACCAATTGGATTGGTGGAAAAACTAGTGAAGCTTTGACTGGCACAACCAACGCTACAATGCAGCTACAAACTCAAGGTTCTGTGTTGTCCCAATCTACTGTGAATGATCCTAAAGCACTAGCTGTTACTGGAAATGGGTTTGCAACTGGCTCATCTTTTGGAGGTGATGTGTTTTCTGCAATCTCTTCTATTGGAAAACAAGAAACCCCTGTGCCTGCTTATTCTTCTAGTGGTTCACCTGTTTTAGCAACTGCAGTTCCAGCTTCTAGTGGGGGCCACCTTACTGTTAAGTCCAATTCACTTGATTCACTGCAGAGTGCTTTTGCCATGCAACCTCTTGGTGGTCAGCTTCAACGAGCCAAATCACTTCCAACGTTAGACCAACAGGTTTCAGCTTCAAGTTCTTCCTCACTCACAACTCCTAGCATTTCAGTTGGAGTTGCAAATCCATCTGATAATTCACAGATTCCTTGGCCAAAGATGAAACCAACCGATGTTCAGAAATATGCAAAAGTGTTTATGGAAGTAGATACTGATAGAGATGGAAGAATCACTGGTGAGCAGGCACGAAATCTATTTTTGAGTTGGAGGCTACCACGAG AGGTtctaaagcaggtctgggactTGTCTGATCAGGACAGTGATAGCATGCTTTCTTTGAGGGAATTCTGCTTTGCTCTCTATTTGATGGAGCGGTTCCGGGAAGGACGCCCTCTTCCAGTGTCACTTCCAAGGAACATTATGTTTGATGAGACACTGTTGTCCATGACAGGTCAACCAAAAGTTGCTTATGGAAATGCATCATGGAGCCAAAGTCCTG GTTCTGCACAGCAGCCTGGAGTCAGTACTCAGTTGATAGCTCCTGCCACTGGTTTGAGGCCACCTGTTCCAGTGACTGGCCCTCGTGTCGTACCTGATGGAGTAATGGCGTCTAATCAGCAGAAGCCAAGAGAACTGGTTTTGGAGGATTCCTTTCTGAACAAAAGTGATGGTGGGGAGCAGAACTCAGTGCCTCAGAATGGAGTAGCCTCAGACAAAAAG GTTGATGAACCAGAAAAGGTGATCTTGGATTCGAAAGAGAAGATTGAGTTTTATCGCACTAAAATGCAGGACCTC GTTCTTTATAAAAGTAGATGCGATAATAGGCTAAATGAAATCACGGAAAGGGCCCGGGCAGATAAGCatgag GCAGAGATGCTGGGTAAGAAATATGAAGAGAAGTACAAGCAAGTGGCAGAAGTGGCATCTAAATTAACTATTGAAGAGGCCACATTCCGTGAGATTCAG GAAAGGAAGTTAGAGTTGCATCAGGCAATTGTTAATATGGAACAAGGTGGAAGTGCTGATGGTATTCTTCAG GTCCGTGCTGATCGTATACAATCTGATCTTGATGAGCTAATGAAGGCTTTAACTGAACGCTGCAAGAAACATGGATTAGAGGTTGAGTCAACTGCTATGGTTAAGCTTCCTATTG GTTGGCAACCTGGAATTCAAGAAGGTGCAGCTGCATGGGATGAAGACTGGGATAAGTTTGAAGATGAAG GATTTGCCAATGACGTCACTATTGATGTGAAAAATGTTTCTACTGTGCAAAAAGAAAAATGGTCGGAAGATGGTAGTCAAACCCCTGATTCTTTATCAAATGGTGATGGCAAGTCAAGGAACTTCTTGAGTACTGGTGAACATGCCCTTGAGGATGAGTCTGCATACTCCCACAGTGAAGATGAATTGGCAAGAAGTCCTCAAGGCAGTTCAGCCAGAAGAAATGCACTAGAAAGTCCATCTTCTGATGTTTTTGCAAAGAGTATTGATCCAGATGCAGAAACACATAG AAGTTTTGATGAATCAACTTGGGGGGCTTTTGACACTCAAGATGACATGGACTCCGTCTGGGGTTTTAACACCAATACTAAG GATTCAGATTCTGATAAGCACAGAGATCTCTTCGGAACTGGCGATTTTGGTGTAAAGCCAATAAGAACAGGATCTCCAGCCTCAGAGATTTTTCATACAAAGAGTCCATTTTTTGAAG
- the LOC110614870 gene encoding WUSCHEL-related homeobox 14: MYSVYCFFHCLFVCVASFLVLCVFKSQTQACLVSVECPEIIVRQRGEKGRENSRNPRKKKVEMEEEEQYKNGVLGGGLGVKVMTDEQMEMLRKQISVYATICESLVQLHKTISAQQDFAGMRSANLYSDPFLSYAFHKVPSRQRWAPKPAQLEILESMFEQSNTTPDRQRIREITIQLAEHGPISETNVYNWFQNRRARSKRKQAALPPIPNHHDSAKDKETKPDETQVDENLAIMLNHMYFQSPDIGGIDQLIGHTEYPLSYSSCLQVEQHDLSG, translated from the exons ATGTACTCTGTATATTGTTTCTTCCATTGTCTGTTTGTCTGTGTTGCTTCCTTTCTAGTACTTTGCGTTTTCAAGTCACAGACGCAGGCTTGTCTTGTCTCTGTTGAGTGTCCTGAAATAATTGTTAGGCAAAGAGGAGAGAAAGGGAGAGAAAATTCAAGAAacccaaggaaaaaaaaagtggAGATGGAGGAGGAAGAACAGTATAAGAATGGAGTGTTGGGTGGTGGGTTAGGTGTCAAAGTGATGACCGATGAGCAAATGGAGATGCTGAGGAAACAGATCTCTGTTTATGCTACCATCTGCGAGAGTCTTGTTCAGCTTCACAAGACCATCTCCGCTCAACAAGATTTTGCTg GGATGCGATCGGCCAATCTTTACAGTGACCCATTTTTATCATATGCCTTCCACAAGGTTCCTTCCAGGCAGAGATGGGCACCCAAGCCAGCGCAGCTTGAAATCCTTGAGAGTATGTTTGAGCAAAGCAATACAACTCCAGACAGGCAGAGAATCAGAGAAATTACTATTCAACTGGCTGAGCATGGTCCAATTTCTGAAACAAATGTCTATAATTGGTTCCAGAACAGAAGAGCTCGTTCCAAAAGAAAACAAGCAGCTCTACCCCCAATACCTAATCATCATGACTCAGCTAAAGACAAGGAGACCAAACCTGATGAAACCCAAGTGGATGAAAACTTAGCAATAATGCTCAATCATATGTACTTCCAGAGTCCTGACATAGGAG GGATTGATCAGTTGATTGGCCATACTGAATACCCATTGAGCTACAGTTCTTGCTTGCAGGTGGAGCAACATGATTTGAGTGGATGA
- the LOC110615283 gene encoding putative 12-oxophytodienoate reductase 11 codes for MAAGDNSNAIEMEDSKIPLLTPYKMGRFNLSHRIVLAPLTRMRSYNFTAQPHAILYYSQRTTKGGFLIGEASAISETAIGGPNIPGIWKREHVEAWKPIVDGVHQKGGIFFCQLWHAGRASNFCFQPNGQSPVSSTDKPITSKFRIDGTTASAFPAPRRLTTEEIPQIVQDHRIAARNAIEAGFDGVEIHGANGYLIDQFLKDKVNDRTDIYGGSLENRCRFALEVVKAVAEEIGADRVGIRLSPFADYNDCGDSNAEALGLYMAESLNKLGILYCHMIEPRMITQFEEQQTRHSLLPMRKAFKGTFIVAGGYTRDNGNEVITRGGADLVAFGRLFLANPDLPRRFELNAPLNKYDRSTFYTFDPVIGYTDYPFLDGIV; via the exons ATGGCTGCAGGAGATAACTCCAACGCCATAGAAATGGAGGATTCAAAAATTCCCCTCTTGACTCCTTACAAGATGGGAAGATTTAATCTCTCACATAG GATAGTTTTGGCTCCCTtgacaaggatgagatcttacAACTTCACAGCTCAACCACATGCCATTTTGTATTACTCTCAAAGAACAACAAAGGGTGGTTTTTTGATTGGAGAAGCATCTGCAATTTCAGAAACTGCTATTGG TGGCCCAAACATTCCTGGAATTTGGAAAAGAGAACATGTGGAAGCTTGGAAACCCATTGTAGATGGTGTTCATCAGAAAGGAGGCATATTCTTTTGTCAACTCTGGCATGCTGGGAGGGCTTCCAATTTTT GTTTTCAGCCAAATGGGCAGTCTCCTGTCTCCAGTACTGACAAGCCAATAACTTCTAAATTTCGCATTGATGGCACTACTGCATCAGCATTTCCTGCTCCTCGTCGGCTCACTACTGAGGAGATCCCTCAGATTGTCCAGGACCACAGAATTGCTGCAAGAAATGCTATAGAAGCAG GTTTCGATGGGGTGGAGATTCACGGAGCCAATGGGTACCTCATTGATCAATTCTTGAAAGATAAGGTAAATGATCGGACAGACATATATGGAGGGAGCTTAGAAAACCGTTGTCGCTTTGCATTAGAAGTAGTTAAAGCAGTAGCTGAAGAGATTGGAGCTGACAGAGTTGGCATTAGACTCTCGCCATTTGCTGATTACAACGACTGTGGAGATTCCAACGCTGAAGCTCTTGGCCTGTACATGGCTGAGTCTCTAAACAAACTTGGAATTCTCTACTGTCATATGATAGAACCTCGGATGATCACACAATTTGAGGAGCAGCAAACACGACATAGTCTGTTGCCTATGAGAAAGGCTTTCAAGGGAACATTTATTGTTGCTGGAGGATACACTAGAGACAATGGTAATGAAGTGATTACTCGTGGAGGTGCTGATTTAGTTGCATTTGGACGCTTGTTTCTGGCCAACCCTGATCTACCCAGGAGATTTGAACTCAACGCTCCACTTAACAAGTATGATAGAAGCACTTTTTATACATTTGATCCTGTTATTGGTTATACAGACTACCCATTTCTTGATGGTATTGTTTAA
- the LOC110615285 gene encoding high mobility group B protein 2, with amino-acid sequence MKGGKSKSDAKNTKLSVNKKPAKAAGKKSGKAAKDPNKPKRPASAFFVFMEEFREQYKKEHPKNKSVAAVGKAGGDKWKSMSESEKAPYVSKAEKRKIEYEKKLKAYNKGQAEGPKEEEESEKSVSEVNDEDEEDEDGSGEEEDDE; translated from the exons ATGAAAGGAGGTAAATCGAAGTCAGATGCCAAAAACACCAA GCTTTCCGTGAACAAGAAACCTGCCAAGGCAGCAGGTAAGAAATCTGGCAAAGCTGCCAAGGATCCAAACAAGCCAAAGAGGCCGGCCAGTGCCTTTTTCGTTTTCAT GGAGGAGTTCAGAGAGCAGTACAAAAAAGAGCATCCTAAAAACAAATCCGTTGCTGCT GTTGGCAAAGCTGGTGGAGACAAATGGAAGTCAATGTCGGAGTCT GAAAAAGCACCATATGTTTCCAAGGCTGAGAAGAGGAAGATCGAGTATGAGAAAAAATTGAAAGCCTATAACAAAGGACAG GCTGAAGGACCCAAGGAAGAAGAGGAATCTGAGAAGTCGGTGTCTGAAGTGAATGATGAGGACGAAGAAGATGAGGATGGCAGTGGAGAG gaagaagatgatgagtAG
- the LOC110614399 gene encoding uncharacterized protein At2g29880 — translation MANKSKKTNVAKRDVFKWTERMDDAFIDALVYQQKLGNRVDNVFTTAAYDNMLKELREKIGMPFQKDHLKNRLKSLKNNFKECFDLFSGVSGFAWSPETKMFSGKPEAWKAFVKAKPEAKKWMTTQIAHYDKLVLLFAKERTKSNGDNNAKQKAGQLATSGSGRYFDGNDKQNEVTLHLDLEDLNEINDGTSQLATPVEANSQSDSQAHSESATSLKGKKRMAPRVDMFEREFKNIREAIKDVADAIREGNIIVERGRPHVYTEQEVFAELVKIGVERHLRYKAYTFLIANAGRVRAFFGCPAGERKEFLLQMMYSPEES, via the exons ATGGCTAATAAATCGAAGAAGACTAATGTGGCTAAGAGGGATGTGTTCAAATGGACCGAACGTATGGATGATGCCTTCATTGATGCACTTGTTTATCAACAAAAGTTGGGAAACAGGGTTGATAATGTTTTCACAACAGCAGCATATGATAATATGTTAAAGGAATTGCGTGAAAAGATTGGCATGCCATTTCAGAAAGATCACCTTAAGAATCGCTTGAAAAGCCTTAAAAACAATTTTAAGGAATGCTTTGACCTTTTTAGTGGTGTGAGTGGTTTTGCATGGAGTCCAGAAACAAAAATGTTTAGTGGAAAGCCCGAAGCTTGGAAAGCATTTGTAAAG GCAAAACCTGAGGCAAAAAAGTGGATGACCACACAAATTGCCCATTATGATAAATTGGTATTACTTTTTGCTAAAGAGAGGACAAAATCCAATGGTGATAATAATGCAAAGCAGAAAGCAGGTCAATTGGCTACGTCTGGAAGTGGCCGCTATTTTGATGGCAATGATAAGCAGAATGAAGTTACACTTCATCTTGATCTGGAGGATTTAAATGAGATTAATGATGGTACAAGTCAACTTGCAACTCCTGTCGAAGCAAATTCTCAGTCAGATTCTCAAGCTCATTCAGAGTCTGCAACTTCACTGAAAGGCAAAAAAAGAATGGCCCCAAGAGTTGATATGTTTGAGAGAGAGTTTAAAAACATAAGGGAAGCAATTAAAGATGTTGCGGATGCAATTAGGGAGGGTAACATAATCGTAGAGAGAGGACGCCCTCATGTTTACACAGAGCAGGAAGTGTTTGCAGAATTGGTGAAGATAGGAGTTGAAAGGCATCTGCGTTATAAGGCATACACTTTCCTCATTGCAAATGCTGGGAGGGTAAGGGCATTCTTTGGTTGTCCAGCTGGGGAACGAAAGGAGTTTTTGCTACAGATGATGTATAGTCCTGAAGAATCTTGA